The Candidatus Neomarinimicrobiota bacterium genome contains the following window.
GCTCAAAGTACCGGGAGCTGGTTTCAAAATTGCTCCAGTGGGTATGGATTTTCATTATTCAGATCTGAACGAAGATGCCCTTCCCGAAGCTTATGAGCGGCTGATTCTGGACGCCCTGGTTGGCGACAACACTCTGTATGCCAGAGCCGATGCCGTCCAAGCTGCCTGGAAATTTGTGGATCCCATCCTGGACTACTGGCAAAAACATCCCAACACCAAACTTTATGGCTATCCAGCTGGTACCTGGGGACCGCCTGAGACGCTAAAACTCTTTGAAAATAGTGAGGAAGATTGGCGCTATCCCTGTAAAAACTTGAGCAACGACGATAGCTACTGTGAGTTATAAATGCAGCTATTGAATATTTCACCTGATCTGGACCAGCTTAACATCAGCCTGGCAGCTGCCATGGTTGCTGAGTTGGAGCGGGTGGAGGCAGCAGGAATGAAGCCTTTGACCCTGGCTATTTCAGGCGGCAGAACCCCTCTTGGCTTATTGGCTCATCTGGTGGAAAACTATTCTCACTCACCCATCTGGAAACAACTCGACCTTCTCTGGGTAGATGAACGTCATGTTCCTTTTGATGACCCCGATAGCAATTATGGCAATGCCCGTCCCTTTATTGAAGCCCTGGGCATCCGTCCCAATCATATCCACCCCATGGGTCGTCAACCGGACACAGCTCTGGCAGCCCGGGAATACCATGAATTTCTGATTCAACTTGGAAGTCAGAGACCTCAGGGAGTAGCCCTTTTTGATTTAATGCTTCTGGGTCTGGGACCTGATGGTCATGTGGCGTCCCTCTTTCCTGGAACTGAGCACACCCAAGATATAGAATTATGCAAAGCCACCATTCAGCCGGAATCGGGACAAGCCCGTATCAGCTTGACGCTGGCAGCTTTAAACAGCACGAATTGTTGTATTTTTATGGCCAGCGGGGTTGGCAAAGCTGACATCATTTCACGGGTTTACCAGGCATTGCCAAATCCCGAACTACCGGCCTCCCTGATTGCTCCCCGTCATAAACCCATCTGGTTCATAGACAGGGTAGCAGCCAGTCTCCTCTAATTAACCCTCGTCCCACTCAAAAGCTTCATCCACAACCTTCCACATATACCAGGAGGCAATGGAACGATACGGTTTCCAATGCTCAGTCAGCGCCAGCATTTCATCAGAGACAGGTAAATGATCAAGCTCAAAAAAGGACTGCATCCCGTTTTTAATACCCTGATCATTCAAGGGCAGGACATCCAGTCGTGCCAGTGTAAAAATCATAAACATATCCGCTGTCCACTGCCCCACACCACGAATACTGGTCAACTTCTCTGATACCTCAATATCTGAAAGATGGTCAATGGTCTTTCCCAAAAATTCATGATCTAGAAAGGCATGCCCGATTCCAGTGACATATTCCGATTTACGCTGGGAAAGACCAGCCGCTCTGAGGGGGTCAATTTCGGTTTGTGACAATACCCGGGGAGAGGGAAACTCGGAATCAGGAAAAATGGCCAAAAAACGATTAAATATGGCGCGAGCCGCCTTGCCGCTAATCTGTTGAAATATGATTGAACGAACCAGGGCCTGAAAGGGATCACCGCCCCGTTCCAAACGAGGTGGTCCAAAGGTATCTATGAGAGTTTTGAGGCGCTGGTCTGATACGGAGAGTTGCTCACAACCCAGGGCAATCTGTGCTGATAACTGACTATTCATAAATCCTTCCCAGGAGGGGTTGTTTAAACAAAACCATCATCAAAGAATGAATTGCTTCTCATGCTTAAATCAATGGAAAAACAGCCAGGAGCATCCAGCTCACAAACAGGGCACCGCTCAGGGCAAAGATCCAACTGCCCCGCTGTACCAGATTGGGTATCACATGAAACAGAAGCACCAGGGGGAAGACCGGGAGGAGCAACATCAAAAACCCCAGAGACGGGCTCAATTTAACGGCTAGGATCAAGCTCCCAAACAGCGTCAGGCTATGGCCTGCCCACCAGATCAATCGACTGCCACCACGGCTAAAACTACTTAGCGTGCCCAATAGCCAACACCAGGGCAATATTCCAAGGGCAACCAGGGGCCATAAGATCAGACGCTTGGGGATCAGTAACCAGGGAAGCCAGACACCCCCGCCAGTTAACCCAATTCCCAACCACACCGCTGTAAATATCAATACAGCATTGATTATCTCATGTTTGTTAGGCCTTATTATTTCTGATTTTAGCATGAAAACACCAATCAGGCAGCCACCAGAAACCAGAGGATCAAATAGCCCCCGGCACGAATCCCAAACAAGGTGTTTAAGGGGAGTCCCATGAGACCGGCCAACCATAAAAGCAGGGTCGCACTGACGGCAC
Protein-coding sequences here:
- the pgl gene encoding 6-phosphogluconolactonase, yielding MQLLNISPDLDQLNISLAAAMVAELERVEAAGMKPLTLAISGGRTPLGLLAHLVENYSHSPIWKQLDLLWVDERHVPFDDPDSNYGNARPFIEALGIRPNHIHPMGRQPDTALAAREYHEFLIQLGSQRPQGVALFDLMLLGLGPDGHVASLFPGTEHTQDIELCKATIQPESGQARISLTLAALNSTNCCIFMASGVGKADIISRVYQALPNPELPASLIAPRHKPIWFIDRVAASLL
- a CDS encoding DNA-3-methyladenine glycosylase 2 family protein, producing MNSQLSAQIALGCEQLSVSDQRLKTLIDTFGPPRLERGGDPFQALVRSIIFQQISGKAARAIFNRFLAIFPDSEFPSPRVLSQTEIDPLRAAGLSQRKSEYVTGIGHAFLDHEFLGKTIDHLSDIEVSEKLTSIRGVGQWTADMFMIFTLARLDVLPLNDQGIKNGMQSFFELDHLPVSDEMLALTEHWKPYRSIASWYMWKVVDEAFEWDEG